The nucleotide window CTGCATTCTGCTGCGGTGAAAGTGGTGGAGGATTACACCTGGCCGGTGGTGGATCTGCGGATAGACTGGGCAGAGGAAGATCCGGTTGGGCAGCTCAACAGCCTGTGGCAAGCCTATGAACCCCAGATGCAGGCTTACGTGACGCGTGCGCTCGACCCGAGAGAGGCCCCCAGCTACGGTGTGCCGGGTGATGAGTGACTCACTGAAAAGCCTGCTGGCGACGCTGATCGCCTTTGACACCACCAGCCGTGAATCCAATCTTGCGATGATCCACTTCATCCGGGATTTTCTGGCGGAGCGGGGCATCGAATCACAGCTGTTCCATGATAATGAGGGGCGCAAAGCTAATCTCTATGCCCGCATCGGGCCTGCCGGTGACGGCGGCGTGATGCTTTCAGGCCACACCGATGTGGTGCCGGTCGACGGGCAGCCGTGGAGCGTTCCGCCGTTTGCGCTGACCGAAAAAGAGGGGCGTTATTATGGCCGCGGCAGCACGGACATGAAGGGCTTTCTGGCCTGCATGCTGGCCTCGGTGGATCGTTTTCTGGCGCGGCCACTGAAGCTGCCGCTGCATCTTGCTTTCTCCTACGATGAAGAGGTGGGCTGCCTGGGCGTAAGAAGCCTGGTGGCCTGGCTCAATGCTTCTGTGGAAAAGCCTGCGATGTGTATCATCGGCGAACCGACGGAAATGCACCCGGTCTATGGCCACAAGGGCAAACTGGCCATGCGTTGTCAGGTTCACGGTCATGCCTGCCATTCCGCTTACGCACCCTCCGGCGTTAACGCGATTGCCTGTGCGGCGAAGCTGATCAACCGCCTGGATCAACTGGGCGAGCAGCTGGCAGAGCAGCAGGACAGCCGGTTCGATCCGCCTTACAGCACGCTCCAGGTGGGAACCATCCAGGGCGGTACGGCGCTGAATATTGTGCCGCAGGACTGCCAGTTCGACTTTGAAATCCGCTACCTGCCGGGTGCGGATATCACGCATGTCACCGCTCAGCTTCAGGAGTATGCTCAACGCACGCTGCTGCCATCGATGAAGCAGGTGGCGCAGGCGAGTGATATCACGTTTGCACCGCTCAGCCACTATCCCGGTTTACTGACCCCGCCCCAGGCAGAGTTTGCCAGATGGCTGGCGCAATGGAGCGGCAGTGAAGAGTTTCGTACCGTCGCGTTTGGCACCGAAGGTGGCCTGTTTGATGAGGCCGGCATTGCCACGCTGGTTTGTGGGCCTGGCAGCATGGAGCAGGGCCACAAGCCCGATGAGTTCATCAGCAAGCAGCAGCTCGACCGCTGTATGCAGATGATGAATAATCTCTGCGACTGGCTGCGGGCCTGAGCAAAAAAGCCGTCATCAGGGGGACGACGGCTTTTTTCTTACCTTTCTTCACTTAGTCCAACAGCGAAGGATCGGCCTGAATCATCAACGCTTTCATCTCTTCAAAATGCTGGCGGGAGAAATCAGCAATGCCCTCCCAATCCTGTGCGGTTTTCTCCGCCACTTGATCGGACAACACTTTCAGCGGCTGACCGGTTGACCAGGCCGTGACCAGGATCTGGCAGGCACGCTCCAGTGTCCAGATGTCATCAAAGGCTTCACCAATGCTTTGCCCGGTTATCATCACGCCATGGTTGCCCATCAGCAGACGGCTTTTACCCGCCAGCAGACCGGCGAGGCGGGCCCCTTCTGCATCAGAATCAGCCATGCCGCCATACAGCGTATCAATTGCCACACGGTTAAAATAGCGGGCGGTATTTTGATCGATGGGCGGAATATGCGGGTCAGCCAGGCAGGCCACGCTGGTGGTGTAA belongs to Erwinia pyri and includes:
- the argE gene encoding acetylornithine deacetylase, whose protein sequence is MSDSLKSLLATLIAFDTTSRESNLAMIHFIRDFLAERGIESQLFHDNEGRKANLYARIGPAGDGGVMLSGHTDVVPVDGQPWSVPPFALTEKEGRYYGRGSTDMKGFLACMLASVDRFLARPLKLPLHLAFSYDEEVGCLGVRSLVAWLNASVEKPAMCIIGEPTEMHPVYGHKGKLAMRCQVHGHACHSAYAPSGVNAIACAAKLINRLDQLGEQLAEQQDSRFDPPYSTLQVGTIQGGTALNIVPQDCQFDFEIRYLPGADITHVTAQLQEYAQRTLLPSMKQVAQASDITFAPLSHYPGLLTPPQAEFARWLAQWSGSEEFRTVAFGTEGGLFDEAGIATLVCGPGSMEQGHKPDEFISKQQLDRCMQMMNNLCDWLRA
- a CDS encoding class II aldolase and adducin N-terminal domain-containing protein; the protein is MALSFEEQTRVDLAATFRIIAHLGMHEAVANHFSAAISPDGKQFLLNPKWKHFSRIRASDLLLLNADNPDDARRDDVDATAWAIHGQVHQRLPEVRVVLHLHPVYTTSVACLADPHIPPIDQNTARYFNRVAIDTLYGGMADSDAEGARLAGLLAGKSRLLMGNHGVMITGQSIGEAFDDIWTLERACQILVTAWSTGQPLKVLSDQVAEKTAQDWEGIADFSRQHFEEMKALMIQADPSLLD